From Chryseobacterium joostei, the proteins below share one genomic window:
- a CDS encoding TlpA family protein disulfide reductase gives MKKGIIFIVLIVIIGIIAFVPGVKDFLKNQFFPIATIENAVHVSEEDYDVDLKGINAPSTNLKNFKDKAVFLNFWGTWCPPCRKEWPSIQKLYDSRKGNVDFVLIAMNDKEEDVRKFLKENNYTVPVYIAQSPISEKILPKVFPTTFLLDKSGRILIKEDASKDWDTESVHQFIDNIIK, from the coding sequence GTCATCATTGGTATCATTGCTTTTGTACCGGGAGTAAAGGATTTTCTGAAAAATCAGTTTTTTCCTATTGCTACCATTGAAAATGCAGTGCATGTAAGTGAAGAGGACTACGACGTTGACCTTAAGGGAATCAATGCACCAAGTACCAACCTTAAAAACTTTAAGGATAAGGCCGTTTTTCTGAACTTCTGGGGAACGTGGTGTCCGCCGTGTAGAAAAGAATGGCCATCCATTCAGAAATTGTATGATTCCAGAAAAGGAAATGTAGACTTTGTTCTTATCGCCATGAATGATAAGGAAGAAGATGTAAGAAAATTTTTAAAGGAAAATAATTATACAGTGCCCGTATACATTGCCCAAAGCCCTATTTCTGAAAAAATTCTTCCTAAAGTATTTCCTACTACTTTCCTGTTGGATAAGAGCGGAAGAATCCTTATTAAGGAAGATGCATCCAAGGATTGGGATACAGAGTCTGTGCATCAGTTTATTGACAATATCATAAAATAA
- a CDS encoding YkvA family protein, which yields MKYSKLNLAKEAISHKGFVKKIPDIFRMVKLWRKGVYPIKSIDIILPLLGILYVISPIDLLPEFAIPVLGVMDDLAVLSLTIPKLIKEVDKFLLWEAEQRYKGTQVIDAEILKQ from the coding sequence ATGAAATATTCAAAATTAAATCTTGCAAAAGAAGCTATCAGTCACAAGGGCTTTGTAAAAAAGATCCCTGATATTTTCAGAATGGTAAAACTGTGGAGAAAAGGAGTTTATCCAATAAAATCCATTGACATTATTCTTCCTCTGTTAGGAATTCTGTATGTCATCTCTCCTATTGACCTTCTTCCCGAATTTGCCATACCGGTACTCGGAGTAATGGATGATCTGGCCGTGTTGTCACTTACCATTCCAAAACTCATTAAAGAGGTTGACAAATTTTTACTTTGGGAAGCTGAACAAAGATATAAGGGAACCCAAGTCATTGATGCTGAAATCTTAAAACAATAG
- the pyrF gene encoding orotidine-5'-phosphate decarboxylase, with protein sequence MESKKEFFLECYKLGIIKFGRFTLKSGIESPFYVDLRPLASDPKILKNLANYLLEMLPLDNFDLICGVPYAALPMATAMSLESYIPLIIKRKEAKSYGTKKLIEGIYQKGQNCLLVEDVITSGKSLLETIPEIEQEDLKVSDIVVVLDREQGGKQLLESKGYRVHTLFNISEVCDILQETGELSDEEVKRIQDFLQGNHIQFEEETRSSYEQKLQNAQHSVSKKLLETALAKKSNLIASADVTTTQELLDFAEKVGPHIVALKTHIDIISDFEYEKTITPLKEIAARHQFLLMEDRKFADIGNTQELQFTSGVFKITNWADFVTSQVIGGFESLDCFNNVGVVAIVGMSSKGTLTTASYREEALKVALSHPNVIGGVSQNKIPEELLLFTPGVNLADSGDGKGQQYNTPEHVFKTLHTDFIIVGRGIYKSDNPEASAVTYKTEGWNAYINSLEKKAIQG encoded by the coding sequence ATGGAAAGTAAAAAAGAATTCTTCTTAGAGTGCTACAAGCTAGGTATCATTAAATTTGGAAGGTTTACCTTGAAAAGCGGTATTGAAAGTCCGTTTTATGTAGACCTGAGACCTCTAGCCTCAGATCCTAAAATCTTAAAAAATCTTGCTAATTATTTACTGGAAATGCTTCCATTGGATAATTTCGATTTAATATGTGGAGTTCCTTATGCTGCCCTTCCTATGGCTACTGCAATGTCATTGGAAAGCTATATTCCATTAATTATTAAAAGAAAAGAAGCGAAAAGCTATGGTACAAAGAAGCTGATTGAGGGAATTTACCAGAAAGGACAAAACTGTCTTTTGGTAGAAGATGTAATTACTTCAGGAAAATCTTTGTTGGAAACCATTCCCGAAATAGAGCAGGAAGATCTTAAAGTTTCTGACATTGTAGTGGTGCTGGATAGAGAGCAAGGTGGAAAGCAACTGTTAGAAAGCAAAGGATATAGAGTACACACTCTTTTCAATATTTCGGAAGTATGTGACATTCTTCAGGAAACTGGTGAGTTATCTGATGAAGAAGTAAAGAGAATTCAGGATTTCCTACAAGGGAATCACATTCAGTTTGAAGAAGAAACTCGATCTTCTTATGAACAAAAGCTTCAGAATGCACAACATTCTGTTTCAAAAAAATTACTGGAAACTGCTTTAGCTAAAAAATCAAACCTTATTGCTTCTGCAGACGTAACCACGACTCAAGAGCTACTAGATTTTGCTGAAAAAGTAGGACCTCACATTGTTGCTTTAAAAACGCATATTGATATTATTTCGGATTTTGAATACGAAAAAACGATCACGCCTCTAAAGGAAATTGCTGCAAGACACCAATTCCTATTAATGGAAGACAGAAAATTTGCAGACATCGGAAATACTCAGGAATTACAATTTACAAGCGGAGTCTTTAAGATTACAAACTGGGCCGATTTTGTAACGTCTCAGGTTATCGGAGGTTTTGAATCTCTAGACTGCTTCAATAATGTAGGTGTAGTCGCAATTGTAGGAATGTCTTCTAAAGGAACTTTAACGACTGCCAGCTATCGTGAGGAAGCATTAAAAGTTGCTCTATCTCACCCTAATGTAATTGGTGGAGTTTCACAGAATAAAATTCCGGAAGAACTATTACTATTCACTCCAGGAGTAAATCTTGCCGACTCAGGAGATGGAAAAGGACAGCAATATAATACGCCGGAGCACGTTTTCAAAACCCTGCATACAGATTTTATTATTGTAGGGAGAGGAATCTACAAGTCTGATAATCCGGAAGCATCCGCTGTTACCTATAAAACTGAGGGTTGGAACGCTTATATTAATTCTTTGGAAAAAAAAGCAATTCAGGGTTAA
- a CDS encoding aminopeptidase has protein sequence MKKISICLILFWGVVQVSAQKDSIYIEAKLSPDRKSLEVNQEIVYYNHSDKDLNTVKLLNWVSAYNKRGTSLVYRKLEDRNNDLHFAKNDELGKLLELNIKNSENQEIPINTISDENLFLPLNEALKPGESITLQLQYKMLLPDKKFTGYGTSSQNTALKYFFIVPDHFDPDNISQNNYHDIEEPVSFNTFWTVNFDIPVNNFIEGNLPQVQMNSFKGYLDSDPEFLISQTAYPSITTNVDGSSTVVKFGYNLKPEEKQNLEFYLPLHLKFLKEKLGFLPESIFISDKFRAKEDFFGNNDITFWKFRFQLFTDAEKTDLDYFGIITKKILDENIIADKQKDHWFKNGLKSYIEIQYLNKFYKDTKLLGTLPESKLFGLKPLKLFHASKVKLLDRYGLAYQYIMLQNLDQKIDENFAVLSNFNDMAISSFETGSLFNYSADKIGDSTFNDLVKSYISQNSGKKINPEEFLKELSKKDKSTNYLTDFFKQKNRVNFKLKRIKKENDSLQIKIARNTDASIPVKLETETREGEKKEYWIENEENERVKNFSLPASDNIYKITLNNGYIFPESNYRDNFLYAKGIFSNTKKIKLKLIKDIPNPEYNEIYISPRVRFNNTYDKFLLGVNLKNQSFFDQKFLYSFTPMYSTGTGKLTGSGAVSYSFLPAESIFRSLTFGASGSYFHYDYGLAYRKGSLFSNFNFRKNPRSTVSRSVGFSYNYFERDLSPLMIANDDYKKYNLWSVGYGYSDNQMIHEKSFSLSAQGMEDFNKITAEGFYRWEFAPKQKLSLRLFAGYFLRNDTRNNLFDYGISRVSNYTFSYNLLGESASSGLLSQQFILADGGFKSFIPGTVNQWITSANVDSSVWKIFHVYADAGIYKNKDMPAKFIWDTGVKVRIIPDFLEVYFPIQSSLGFEPSFKDYAKRIRYTLVLNLGSIINAARRGWY, from the coding sequence TTGAAAAAGATCAGCATTTGCCTTATTTTGTTTTGGGGAGTTGTACAGGTTTCTGCACAGAAAGACAGTATTTATATTGAGGCTAAACTGTCTCCTGACAGGAAATCTTTGGAAGTCAATCAGGAAATTGTTTATTACAATCATTCTGACAAAGACCTGAATACAGTAAAACTTCTGAATTGGGTTTCCGCCTACAACAAGCGCGGAACATCTTTAGTCTACAGAAAACTGGAAGACAGAAACAATGATTTGCATTTTGCTAAGAATGATGAACTGGGAAAACTTCTGGAACTGAATATTAAAAATTCTGAAAATCAGGAGATCCCCATCAATACCATTTCAGATGAAAATCTTTTTCTTCCTCTGAATGAAGCATTAAAACCTGGCGAGAGCATTACCCTGCAGCTTCAATACAAGATGTTGCTCCCCGATAAAAAATTTACGGGATACGGAACATCTTCTCAAAACACTGCACTAAAATATTTCTTTATTGTTCCGGATCATTTTGATCCGGACAATATTTCTCAAAATAACTATCATGACATTGAGGAGCCGGTAAGCTTCAATACTTTTTGGACTGTAAATTTTGATATTCCGGTCAATAATTTCATTGAAGGAAACCTACCTCAGGTTCAAATGAATTCTTTTAAGGGCTATCTGGATTCTGATCCTGAGTTCTTAATTTCCCAAACTGCCTATCCTTCTATAACAACCAATGTGGATGGCAGTAGTACTGTAGTTAAATTTGGTTATAATCTTAAACCTGAAGAAAAACAGAATCTTGAATTTTACTTACCTCTTCATTTAAAATTCCTGAAAGAAAAACTAGGTTTTCTCCCGGAAAGCATATTCATTTCTGATAAATTTAGAGCCAAGGAAGATTTTTTCGGGAATAATGACATTACTTTCTGGAAATTCAGATTTCAGTTATTTACTGATGCAGAAAAAACCGATCTAGATTATTTTGGAATCATTACCAAAAAAATTCTTGACGAGAATATTATTGCAGATAAGCAGAAAGATCATTGGTTTAAAAATGGTTTAAAATCATATATTGAAATCCAATATCTGAATAAATTCTATAAAGACACAAAACTTTTAGGCACATTACCAGAGTCCAAGTTATTTGGCCTCAAACCTTTAAAATTATTTCATGCTTCAAAGGTTAAGCTTCTGGACCGCTATGGACTGGCCTATCAATATATTATGCTTCAAAATCTGGATCAGAAAATTGATGAGAACTTTGCTGTATTAAGTAATTTTAATGATATGGCTATCAGTAGTTTTGAAACAGGAAGCCTATTCAATTATTCAGCTGATAAAATAGGTGACTCCACATTCAATGATCTTGTAAAAAGTTATATTTCACAAAATTCAGGGAAGAAGATCAATCCGGAAGAATTTTTGAAAGAACTGTCTAAAAAAGATAAGTCTACAAATTACCTTACAGATTTTTTCAAACAAAAAAACAGGGTAAATTTCAAGCTGAAGCGCATTAAAAAAGAAAATGATTCTCTTCAAATCAAAATAGCAAGAAATACAGATGCCTCAATTCCTGTAAAACTGGAAACAGAAACCAGGGAGGGAGAAAAAAAAGAATATTGGATTGAAAATGAAGAAAACGAAAGAGTCAAAAATTTTTCTCTTCCGGCGTCAGACAATATTTATAAGATCACTTTAAACAACGGATATATTTTCCCTGAGTCTAACTACAGGGATAACTTCCTGTACGCAAAAGGAATATTTTCAAATACAAAAAAGATTAAGCTTAAGCTGATAAAGGATATTCCAAATCCCGAGTACAATGAGATTTATATAAGCCCAAGGGTTCGTTTCAACAATACATATGATAAATTCCTTTTGGGAGTTAATTTAAAGAACCAATCGTTTTTTGATCAAAAATTTCTGTACTCATTTACACCCATGTACAGTACAGGAACCGGAAAATTGACAGGTTCCGGAGCTGTCTCCTACTCTTTTCTACCTGCTGAAAGTATTTTCAGAAGCCTCACGTTTGGAGCTTCCGGTTCTTATTTTCACTATGATTATGGATTAGCGTATAGAAAAGGATCTTTATTTTCCAATTTCAACTTTAGAAAAAACCCAAGAAGTACGGTTAGTAGAAGTGTCGGATTTTCATATAATTATTTTGAGAGAGATTTGAGTCCTCTTATGATTGCCAATGATGACTATAAAAAATATAATCTTTGGAGCGTAGGATACGGATATAGTGACAATCAGATGATTCATGAAAAAAGTTTCAGCCTGAGTGCACAGGGAATGGAAGACTTCAATAAAATTACTGCTGAAGGATTTTACAGATGGGAATTTGCTCCTAAACAAAAATTAAGTCTTCGATTATTTGCCGGATATTTTCTAAGAAACGATACTCGAAATAACTTGTTTGATTATGGAATTTCAAGGGTTTCAAACTATACATTTTCCTACAATCTTTTAGGGGAAAGTGCCAGCAGTGGACTTCTTTCACAACAGTTTATACTAGCTGACGGAGGGTTTAAGTCATTTATTCCCGGTACCGTTAATCAATGGATCACTTCTGCCAATGTAGATTCCAGTGTGTGGAAAATCTTCCATGTTTATGCTGATGCAGGAATATATAAAAACAAGGATATGCCTGCAAAGTTCATATGGGATACCGGAGTTAAGGTAAGAATCATTCCGGATTTTCTTGAGGTTTATTTCCCGATACAGTCTTCATTGGGATTTGAGCCATCATTCAAGGATTATGCAAAACGAATCAGATATACATTGGTTCTTAATCTTGGATCAATCATCAACGCAGCAAGAAGAGGATGGTATTAA
- a CDS encoding lamin tail domain-containing protein has product MMRKIFTIVGLILVTASANAQIVINEIYGGNASSGAILKNNYIVLKNIGTTLVSLTGASIQYAPAIGAFTQYHTLPDLTLGPEQTYLIQEAEIEGGTESLPTPDFIATTITNFDGTPNKIPGIRISSVSGKIALAGNIVQVTNPAASNVLDFVGYGANADQFKGDGPAPSPTPTVAIKRNLESNSDNMVDFSLEGSAKSGFVQNPFIKDGRIVFGMEVKDVKLYDTFRQVVKKAPTKFASFLDITELPKGTYIVTGTINNAPISQKIIKD; this is encoded by the coding sequence ATGATGAGAAAAATCTTTACTATTGTTGGATTAATATTGGTAACAGCATCAGCGAATGCACAAATTGTGATCAATGAGATCTATGGAGGCAATGCTAGTTCAGGGGCTATTTTAAAGAATAACTATATTGTTCTTAAAAATATAGGAACAACACTGGTTTCCCTTACGGGTGCCAGTATACAATATGCGCCGGCAATAGGTGCTTTTACGCAATATCATACACTGCCAGACTTGACTTTGGGACCCGAACAAACATATCTTATTCAGGAAGCTGAAATAGAGGGCGGAACAGAAAGCTTACCAACACCGGATTTTATTGCAACCACCATTACCAATTTTGATGGAACCCCTAATAAAATTCCAGGAATCAGAATATCTAGCGTTTCCGGAAAGATTGCTTTAGCGGGAAATATCGTACAGGTTACAAATCCTGCCGCATCCAACGTACTGGATTTTGTGGGCTATGGTGCAAATGCTGATCAATTCAAAGGTGATGGCCCGGCACCTTCCCCAACACCTACTGTGGCTATAAAAAGGAATTTGGAGAGTAATAGTGATAATATGGTAGATTTTTCCCTTGAAGGTTCAGCTAAGTCAGGCTTTGTACAGAATCCATTTATAAAAGATGGCAGAATTGTCTTCGGAATGGAGGTAAAGGATGTAAAATTATATGACACATTTAGACAGGTTGTTAAAAAAGCTCCCACAAAATTTGCTTCATTTCTCGATATTACAGAGCTTCCCAAGGGAACTTATATTGTAACAGGAACCATTAATAATGCTCCTATTTCGCAAAAGATTATTAAAGATTAA
- a CDS encoding T9SS type A sorting domain-containing protein, translated as MKKIFTILSITAVAFMANAQQTVVLSENFASYTAGGNTASTGTNAPDATDVYNPGTAINPLPPVANFPAGAKAYSAGGMVKLGTGSVIGTMTSKSLDLSTDGGNVVITFDIKGWTAASGTIVVKVTNLANQTVAYTAVMSGTPESKTVTFTGGQANSTVTFETLNTSYRAYLDNIVIKTVASGSLAVSDTNKAKTAIFVKNTLVKNNGITFGADAKDVKVFNMAGQVVKTASVKQNETVSVSELAKGNYIVTGTVNNQLVSQKILKD; from the coding sequence ATGAAAAAGATCTTTACTATTTTAAGTATTACAGCTGTAGCTTTTATGGCAAATGCTCAACAAACAGTTGTTTTATCTGAAAATTTTGCTTCTTATACAGCTGGTGGGAATACAGCTTCAACAGGAACTAACGCTCCTGATGCAACAGATGTTTACAATCCTGGAACTGCTATAAACCCCCTTCCTCCTGTAGCTAACTTTCCTGCTGGTGCAAAAGCATACAGTGCGGGTGGGATGGTAAAGTTGGGAACAGGTTCTGTTATTGGAACGATGACTTCAAAGTCTTTAGATTTATCTACTGATGGAGGAAATGTAGTAATCACTTTTGATATTAAGGGATGGACTGCTGCTTCAGGTACTATTGTTGTAAAAGTAACTAATTTAGCAAATCAGACTGTGGCCTATACTGCTGTAATGAGTGGAACTCCTGAGTCTAAAACAGTGACTTTCACAGGAGGACAGGCAAACTCAACAGTTACATTTGAAACTTTAAATACTTCTTATAGAGCTTACTTAGATAATATCGTTATCAAAACGGTTGCTTCTGGATCTTTAGCTGTTTCAGATACTAACAAAGCAAAGACTGCAATTTTTGTTAAAAACACTCTAGTTAAAAACAACGGAATTACTTTCGGAGCTGATGCTAAGGATGTAAAAGTTTTCAATATGGCTGGACAAGTTGTGAAAACAGCTTCTGTAAAGCAAAATGAAACTGTAAGCGTTTCTGAATTGGCTAAAGGAAACTATATCGTAACGGGTACAGTAAACAACCAATTAGTATCTCAAAAAATCTTAAAAGACTAA
- a CDS encoding T9SS type A sorting domain-containing protein, with product MKKLYSLFATALCVTIAFAQTTIFNANFDDLNGTGGNDNIWTGNIGTNSLNNYSSAGWAFSGAGGAAQCIKAGSSNSVGAVTTPALNGLSGNATLTFKAAGYSSDNTRLTVTITGGGSISGTNSFTLVNSSFSEYSVTIVGGTSNTKLKFSAAATSKRFFIDEIKVVTEAGLAVHDAKLSTKTFVKNTSVDKEIYFGTKSDIKIFNVNGQILKTASVTENGSVNVENLQSGIYLVTGNINGNAVFERIIKR from the coding sequence ATGAAAAAACTTTATTCGTTATTTGCAACCGCTTTATGTGTAACCATAGCTTTTGCTCAAACTACTATTTTCAATGCAAACTTTGATGATTTAAACGGTACAGGTGGAAACGATAATATCTGGACAGGTAATATCGGAACAAACTCACTAAATAATTATTCATCTGCAGGTTGGGCATTTTCCGGAGCGGGTGGTGCAGCACAATGTATCAAGGCTGGCTCTTCCAATAGTGTAGGTGCTGTGACAACTCCGGCTCTAAATGGTCTTTCTGGAAATGCAACTTTAACTTTTAAGGCTGCTGGGTATAGTTCCGATAATACTAGACTTACCGTTACTATTACTGGTGGTGGAAGTATCAGTGGAACAAATAGTTTCACTTTAGTAAATTCTTCATTTTCTGAATACTCAGTAACTATAGTAGGAGGTACATCAAACACAAAATTAAAATTCTCAGCCGCAGCTACATCAAAACGATTCTTTATTGACGAAATTAAAGTTGTTACTGAAGCAGGGCTTGCTGTACATGATGCAAAACTGTCTACAAAGACTTTTGTAAAAAATACTTCTGTAGATAAAGAAATTTATTTTGGAACCAAATCTGATATTAAAATTTTCAATGTAAATGGTCAAATCTTAAAAACTGCTTCTGTTACTGAGAATGGATCTGTGAATGTAGAAAATCTACAGAGTGGGATTTATTTAGTGACGGGAAATATTAATGGCAACGCCGTTTTTGAAAGAATTATTAAAAGGTAA
- the dusB gene encoding tRNA dihydrouridine synthase DusB, whose amino-acid sequence MIKIGNIELPEFPLLLAPMEDVSDPPFRRLCKMHGADLMYSEFISSEGLIRDAIKSRKKLDIFDYERPVGIQIFGGDEEAMAMSARIVETVNPDLVDINFGCPVKKVVCKGAGAGVLKDIDLMVRLTKAVVSSTHLPVTVKTRLGWDSTSINIDEVAERLQETGIKALTIHARTRAQMYKGEADWEHISRIKQNPNIEIPIFGNGDIDSGEKALEYKKKYACDGIMIGRAAIGYPWIFNEIKHFFKTGEHLPAPTISDRLLAVRQHAEWSAEWKGERLGLVEMRQHYSNYFRGIPHFKDFRKKFLEVFTMEEMDSLIKETQQFYEEYQAHV is encoded by the coding sequence ATGATAAAAATAGGCAACATAGAACTGCCGGAATTTCCGCTTTTGCTAGCTCCAATGGAAGACGTAAGTGATCCTCCATTCAGACGTTTGTGTAAAATGCACGGTGCAGATTTAATGTATTCAGAATTTATTTCTTCCGAAGGCTTAATTCGTGATGCTATCAAAAGCCGTAAAAAGCTCGACATTTTCGACTACGAAAGACCAGTCGGTATACAAATTTTTGGTGGTGACGAAGAAGCAATGGCCATGTCTGCAAGAATTGTGGAAACGGTAAATCCGGATTTGGTGGACATTAACTTTGGATGCCCTGTAAAAAAGGTGGTCTGCAAGGGAGCAGGAGCAGGAGTATTAAAAGATATTGATCTTATGGTTCGCCTTACAAAAGCTGTAGTTAGCTCTACCCATCTCCCCGTGACTGTTAAAACCCGTCTAGGCTGGGACAGTACTTCCATCAATATTGATGAAGTAGCAGAACGCCTACAGGAAACCGGAATTAAGGCTCTTACCATACATGCAAGAACCCGTGCACAGATGTATAAGGGTGAAGCGGATTGGGAACATATTTCAAGAATTAAACAAAATCCTAATATTGAGATTCCTATTTTTGGAAATGGAGATATAGACTCTGGTGAAAAAGCATTGGAATACAAAAAAAAGTATGCATGTGACGGAATCATGATTGGTCGTGCAGCTATTGGTTACCCTTGGATATTTAATGAAATCAAGCATTTCTTTAAGACAGGTGAACACTTACCGGCTCCAACTATTTCAGACCGATTATTAGCAGTGCGTCAGCATGCTGAATGGAGTGCTGAATGGAAAGGTGAAAGACTAGGCCTGGTTGAAATGAGACAACACTACAGCAACTATTTCAGAGGAATTCCTCACTTCAAGGATTTTAGAAAAAAATTCCTGGAAGTTTTCACTATGGAAGAAATGGACAGCCTAATAAAAGAAACTCAACAATTCTACGAAGAATATCAAGCTCACGTATAA
- the deoC gene encoding deoxyribose-phosphate aldolase translates to MNIAQYLDSTYLKTPEQSGISHEETLQINKKLAQEAIDNGIFAVMIRPDYVAEIKKYIKERNSNVAVGTVIGFHEGTYSVDEKLAEASKAIEDNADELDFVINYKAYLQGNTELVKEEFVKCTKLALEHHKIAKWIIEIAALTDEQIGDLTKKISNWAEENFSENDLSKIFVKSSTGFYETTGGKPNGATFEGIKIMLDNAGKLPVKAAGGVRTPEDAEKMINMGVKRIGTSSALALIKNESSSGGY, encoded by the coding sequence ATGAACATAGCCCAATATTTGGATTCAACTTATTTGAAGACACCGGAACAATCTGGTATTTCACATGAAGAAACTCTTCAAATAAATAAAAAACTTGCTCAGGAAGCTATTGATAATGGTATTTTTGCCGTAATGATCCGTCCGGATTATGTAGCAGAGATCAAAAAATATATTAAGGAAAGAAATTCAAATGTTGCAGTAGGTACTGTAATAGGATTTCATGAAGGAACGTATTCAGTTGATGAAAAGCTTGCAGAAGCTTCAAAAGCAATAGAAGACAATGCTGATGAATTGGATTTTGTTATTAATTACAAAGCTTATCTTCAAGGGAATACAGAATTGGTGAAAGAAGAATTTGTGAAGTGTACCAAATTAGCTTTGGAGCATCATAAAATCGCTAAATGGATTATTGAAATTGCGGCTTTAACTGATGAACAGATTGGAGATCTTACCAAAAAAATTTCTAACTGGGCAGAAGAAAACTTCTCTGAAAATGATTTGTCTAAAATCTTCGTGAAATCTTCAACAGGATTTTATGAAACAACAGGTGGAAAGCCTAATGGAGCAACATTTGAGGGAATAAAGATCATGCTTGATAATGCAGGGAAACTTCCCGTAAAAGCAGCCGGAGGCGTAAGAACCCCTGAAGATGCAGAAAAAATGATTAATATGGGGGTAAAGAGAATCGGAACCTCTTCAGCATTAGCGCTTATTAAAAATGAGTCTTCATCAGGAGGGTATTAG
- a CDS encoding Lrp/AsnC ligand binding domain-containing protein: MKNSSNTSYHLDSIDKEIIYMLMDNAKTSLAHISKNVGISTTAVHQRIKKLEHAGVIENSISFLNPKKIGYKVISYIGVFLDQPSHYPEVVKSLHDINEVVEAHYTTGNYTIFLKVLCKDNDHLMQILNKLQKLKGVTRTETFISLEQGIYRQLKV; the protein is encoded by the coding sequence ATGAAAAATTCGAGCAACACAAGCTATCATTTAGATTCAATCGACAAGGAAATCATCTATATGCTGATGGATAATGCTAAAACGTCTTTAGCCCACATCTCAAAAAACGTAGGAATTTCCACAACTGCGGTGCATCAAAGAATCAAGAAACTGGAACATGCGGGAGTTATTGAAAATTCAATTTCATTCCTTAATCCTAAAAAAATTGGATATAAGGTAATTTCGTACATCGGTGTATTCTTGGATCAGCCAAGCCATTATCCTGAAGTAGTAAAATCTTTGCATGATATCAATGAAGTAGTGGAAGCCCACTATACAACAGGGAATTATACAATATTCCTAAAGGTTCTTTGTAAGGATAATGATCATTTGATGCAAATCCTTAACAAACTTCAAAAATTGAAGGGGGTAACAAGAACAGAAACTTTTATATCTTTGGAACAAGGTATTTACAGACAATTGAAAGTATAA
- a CDS encoding endonuclease/exonuclease/phosphatase family protein, translating into MELFSFYNVENLFLPDPKPVHKLDPTQSGLRNWDEKRYKNKLFKISHVFQLMKEDNGVMPFIIGLSEVSRRKVLEDLVEMEPFNSEYGIVHYNSMDERKVDVAMLYDKNKVEVIDSETITFFFEIVNKNTGNYDTTRDVLFSKIKYKGEIINVFIAHLPSKREKDINKPKRAFILNEIRQRILKIVDDDKEHVILCGDFNENPDDENLVQILYDNDHEKVLMNPFQELFSTRNYSTFHYKSGLLYDQIIMSRSFLNNKTLAFQDAHVFNSEKISSRTRNFEGRPFRTYAGTRYLGGYSDHFPVFVKFKSLQ; encoded by the coding sequence ATGGAACTGTTCTCTTTTTATAATGTAGAAAATTTATTCTTACCCGATCCTAAACCTGTTCATAAATTAGATCCTACCCAATCAGGTTTAAGAAACTGGGATGAAAAGAGATATAAAAATAAACTTTTTAAAATCTCACACGTATTTCAATTGATGAAGGAGGATAATGGTGTAATGCCATTTATAATTGGATTATCTGAAGTTTCCAGAAGGAAAGTTTTGGAGGATCTTGTGGAGATGGAACCTTTTAATTCAGAATATGGAATTGTACATTATAATTCTATGGATGAAAGAAAGGTAGATGTAGCCATGTTATATGATAAAAATAAAGTAGAGGTAATAGATTCTGAAACCATTACTTTCTTTTTTGAAATAGTAAATAAAAACACAGGAAATTACGATACAACTAGGGACGTACTTTTTTCTAAAATTAAATATAAAGGGGAAATTATTAATGTCTTTATCGCTCACCTTCCCTCAAAGCGCGAGAAAGATATCAATAAACCCAAAAGAGCCTTTATATTGAATGAGATCCGGCAACGGATCTTGAAAATTGTAGATGATGATAAGGAGCATGTCATATTGTGTGGTGATTTTAACGAAAACCCGGATGATGAAAATTTAGTACAAATTCTCTATGACAATGATCATGAAAAGGTTTTAATGAACCCGTTTCAGGAGTTGTTTTCTACCAGAAATTATTCTACTTTTCATTATAAGTCTGGATTGCTTTATGATCAGATTATTATGTCGAGATCCTTTCTCAACAATAAGACTCTGGCTTTTCAGGATGCTCACGTATTTAATTCTGAAAAAATCAGCAGCAGAACCAGAAATTTTGAAGGACGACCTTTCCGAACTTATGCCGGTACACGGTATTTAGGTGGATATAGCGATCACTTTCCGGTTTTTGTGAAGTTTAAAAGCTTACAGTAA